In one Silene latifolia isolate original U9 population chromosome 10, ASM4854445v1, whole genome shotgun sequence genomic region, the following are encoded:
- the LOC141606506 gene encoding F-box protein At5g52880 isoform X2 yields the protein MANPIEKYTNLRLRDSLSIPYKYPIACKELSIILRSYYSKSPKSLQSLLFDDTLFAFHLLPLMQTQSAVSAASLLIQSAESALPKQKRVLAASEFKQAKISYKRRGKILQDDKGSLNLPQDVLVHLFCFLDVQSLLTAGLVCRSWNAAANDSYLWQFQYTNHFDDSERVSKFKGLADNDTAVGKQHELSTKVCTNVNNNWKDNFRKAYLGNPYKSDRGYCLYCNSIVWLSNLRCPNQGLGRTANKHELDPLSPDQIGKYIVDELELPLLMYSEDHCSDSDEDYDYVPSSGIWETHTVGYMT from the exons ATGGCAAATCCAATAGAAAAATACACTAATTTAAGATTAAGAGATTCACTTTCTATCCCTTACAAATATCCAATTGCTTGTAAAGAACTTAGTATTATTCTTCGTTCTTATTATTCCAAATCACCTAAATCCCTTCAATCTCTTCTTTTTGATGATACCCTTTTCGCCTTTCACCTCCTTCCACT AATGCAGACACAAAGTGCTGTTTCAGCTGCTAGTCTTCTCATCCAAAGCGCAGAGTCTGCGCTGCCTAAGCAGAAGCGAGTATTGGCCGCTTCAGAATTCAAGCAAGCAAAGATTTCTTACAAGAGACGTGGCAAAATTCTGCAGGATGACAAAG GTTCTTTGAACTTACCGCAAGATGTCCTGGTGCATCTCTTTTGCTTTTTGGATGTGCAATCTTTGCTAACAGCAGGCTTAGTGTGCCG GTCATGGAATGCTGCTGCCAATGATAGTTATCTTTGGCAGTTCCAATATACAAACCATTTTGACGATTCAGAGAGAGTTTCAAAATTCAAGGGATTAGCTGATAATGACACTGCAGTAGGCAAGCAACATGAGCTATCAACCAAGGTGTGCACCAATGTTAACAACAACTGGAAAGATAATTTCAGGAAAGCATACTTAG GGAATCCATACAAGTCTGACAGAGGATACTGTTTGTACTGTAACTCAATAGTATGGCTCAGTAACTTAAGATGTCCGAACCAAGGCCTAGGCCGAACAGCAAACAAACACGAATTGGACCCACTATCACCCGATCAG ATCGGGAAATACATAGTAGATGAACTGGAGCTTCCATTGTTGATGTATTCAGAAGATCACTGCTCTGATTCAGATGAAGACTATGACTACGTTCCTAGTTCCGGAATCTGGGAAACGCACACGGTTGGGTATATGACTTGA